One Cryptosporangium aurantiacum DNA window includes the following coding sequences:
- the mraZ gene encoding division/cell wall cluster transcriptional repressor MraZ has protein sequence MFLGTHTPRLDEKGRLFLPAKFRDELAGGLVVTKGQERCLFVFPMAEFSRVAEQLRAAPMTHKAARAYSRVFFASAHDEVPDRQGRITIPAHLREYAGLDRDCVVIGASTRVEIWDRQAWDNYLVESEEAFAEVEEEVLPGVF, from the coding sequence ATGTTCCTCGGCACGCACACGCCCCGGCTGGACGAAAAAGGTCGGCTCTTCCTGCCGGCGAAGTTCCGCGACGAGCTGGCAGGAGGATTGGTGGTGACGAAAGGGCAGGAACGATGCCTCTTCGTCTTCCCGATGGCCGAGTTCAGCCGCGTCGCCGAGCAACTTCGTGCGGCGCCGATGACGCACAAGGCAGCCCGGGCTTACAGCCGGGTCTTCTTCGCCAGTGCACACGACGAGGTCCCTGACCGTCAGGGGCGCATCACGATCCCCGCCCATCTGCGCGAGTACGCCGGTCTCGACCGGGACTGCGTGGTGATCGGGGCCAGCACGAGGGTCGAGATCTGGGACCGGCAGGCCTGGGACAACTACCTGGTCGAGTCGGAGGAAGCGTTCGCAGAGGTAGAGGAGGAGGTGCTGCCCGGGGTGTTCTGA